In Sphaeramia orbicularis chromosome 5, fSphaOr1.1, whole genome shotgun sequence, the genomic stretch ACAGTGAAAGAGTCAGTAATATTCATGCTGTATCAATCTACacataagtattattattattattagccaaACCAAAGAAACTGCACTTGACAAATAATGCAGCTTTCtgatttttgcttttctttgttaTAGTTTGTAATGATTTTCAGACATGGACGACATAAATCTACATTATCGTTTGTTGAACTGGAGGAGGCGAATCCGCGAAATTCGTGACGTGCGAGCTGTGCGATACCGGGAGCGACTGAAAAGAATGCTAAGAGATGGAGACATAATCAGGTAACAGTAACTGGAGACACAGTCTGATTTAAATCAACTCACTTCTTTTAATTATTGAATCAGCATCCTGCCTGGTATTAATGCTTTGTCAGTAAtggtctttttttgtgtgtgtgtctctttgtAGGTATCAAGGAAACTCAGATGAGGTTGGCTGTTTTGTGGCAGCCAGGCCGTTGTCAAAAAGAAATCGCTATTTTGAAGTAAGAGTtgctgaattaattaatttactTAACGTAGGAGTGACACCTAAACAGATCACACAGTCTGGCAATTATTAGAGACCCATTTTCTCCTGTGTCAGTtctaataataaaatatacagaTGACTGcaacagttttaacagtatttttaaatgtaatgtttGATAGGAGTGTGGCGCGATACTGACAAATGAGGTGTATCGCTTTTGCTACCCTTAAAACTAATTTGGTAAATGTTGAGTCTGTGAAAGTGACATTTTGGATAAATTTGATATAATCAAGGGTGTTAGTGAGCTTACAgtctttgtgtgtatgtatattgaAAACAATTTTTACACTTCATGTAATTTCCTAGGAGGTGATGcttcaaacaaaaaaacaattgattCAAGTTTAATGCTTTATTAAATAGTTTTCTAATTGGCTCCTTTGGCACACACCTTATATGGTGACGTATTTGTGAAGGTCGGCTGTGTAGATTCATGTACCTCATGTCATGAATGTAGGACACCGGTCTAGTTTTGTGTTAATGAGAGGAGACCTGGCAGGCCACAAAGTCTGACTGCCTGTGTTCATCCACTTGAGGCTTAGTGAAAAAGAAATTCTGGCACCTCCAGAGAGCAGGTTTTTTTGAGCAACAAAGATCTGTCATTCTGGAAATAGATTTTAAGGGATGACTTGGAAGCTCTTCTTACATTGTCTCTTCAGTCTGGGCATATTTATTAAAATCAATTACATAGACGGATGCAGACCTCTCAGCATAAAAATATCAAACTCAGTTTTTGAGATTTAAGAAGCCGAGTCACTGCATGTCTTTCTTTTCAACATCCTTAATGTTAAGACACTGTTGAGTCAAAAACTTGGTTTGTGTTTTAAGAATGAAGTCTTTGGGATTAATTGCAGAAGacaacatgcatttttttttttttttttccaattttaggaaaaaaatcaaatgagAGCCTCTTAAATCGTCCAGAAACAGCTCCAGTAAATGAAGTCCCAAGGATCACATACATTTTCACAAGTCATACTGCAGACATTCATTTAATTCTCACCAAAGGTACTGGGAGAGATGTGAGAAATTGGTAGATTTTATCCACATAGCAGCTACTAAAAAGTTCGCAGACTGCACCACTCTCACCTCAGTCAGCTGTCTGTTGTACTGACACCTGATTGACAGAGCCATTGACCACTAATGAAGCCCACTTCCACCTTTACTGATAGATCATAAAATTATCATTGATTAATGGATACCTACATTGACACATAACATgttgtgcacttttaataccccttgaccaaatatagtgtaagattctgttggaaGTTACAGCcgtttaatttagattagattgtctttgtgtaaatttattacatatatatttatttttgaaagtactcagatattacaagtgcacaaggccatttgacctcaaaaaagtaggtcaagatcacctattttcaacaggcttctgctccatgccaagatgcatccacagcataaatttggtgcagatatctcaatgcattcttcagataatgcgattatgttgttgaatggacagatggatgcaCAGACAACAATACCCCTTCGTccagaagttggctgaggggtaaaaatcaGTGGTGCTTTTCACTTGATAGGTCTACTGGCTCCTGTTGATGCAGTGTCTTGTATCTGTCAGCTCTAACAGATTGGTTTCACTGAGCTGAAGATGCCTCATCTCATTCCAAATCATGTTGTCCTGGTTGCTTCATTCACTGTTTTCGGTAATTGTAGTGCACAAACATTTTTTGGACGGTAACCCTTCCTCAGAATAAGACGCTGTTCAAACTTGCCTAACGCATACATCCTGCCCTGTTTGACGTGAAATGAAACAATAACCAACAGTATGAACCTTGATACTTACGTGCCTGATCCTTGTGACTCATTTTGCTGGTGTCACGTAGGTGAGTGGAAGTGGTTTGTGTAAATGTGAACATGGGTTAATAGTTGATGGTTAGCCAGTCCAGTACAGTGAGCTGTAATATAGGATATACTGTACGGGGTCATCTGAATGTTTCACACTGACACAGGAAAACTTTGTTCACACTGTCAGGGGACCCTTGTTGAGGTCATGGGAACAAACTTAAAGTTTCCTCCTCTTATTGCCCTGGATTTGCCAGCAGTGCTCTGATTTCACTGCCTCTGTGTAGGGCTCTCTGGGGATGATGTCATATGGTTAGTATTCAGTTATGATAACAAAGACACAGACCAGCtctttactttgcatttttttagACTTTGAATTACCATATGATGTTGAACAAAGAGACTCTGCAGTGGTAGGTGGTTTTGGAAATTCCACAAAGTGAAATGAGAAGTGACTCAAAAGCCAAAATCTGACACAGAACCTTAGAGGTTTCATATTCCCTTCCCTTCACTCCTCTTCACAAAGTTCTCTGTTTATGTTTTCGCACAATTCAACAGCTTCCCACACACGACGTGAGTGGGCGATGAGCACATCATGACTGTTCATTTGTCCTATTAAAGTCAacaattttctttaaacatgtgACAGCTGGAAAAAACCCACTCCTCACATTATTTAGCAGGAACATTTTAATTTCCAACTTTATTTTGATGTTCAGCTCTGTGTAGCAACAAAGTGGAGACTGTCGAAATATTCTCCAAATTAAAATATGTCTATCTGGTGAGATAACTGGTAAAGAGatccaaaatgaaaaaagaataaaaagaaagatgaatgtgTCAGAAGTGATAACCCCCCTCTGATCTCTGCAGGTGACCATCATCGATACGGGAGTGAGGGGCATGATCGCTGTTGGTTTGGTTCCTCAGTTGTATAAGCTGGACCATCAGCCTGGGTGGCTGCCTCATTCTGTCGCCTTTCATGCTGATGATGGCAAGTATGTGAACCTGACCCTTGTATACTTTCTCTCTCATGAGACATGATATGGAGACTTTCATTTTTCATGTCACATATTTAGAGTTTTGAATATTCAAGGGCAGTCAGCTGAACTTTTAGTCCCTCTCTAAAGACACTTCCATATGTACTGCTTTATTCTTAGCAATTagcactgtttatatatatatatatatatatatatatatatatatatatatatatatgtgtatgtatgtatgtatatatatgtatatatatgtatatatatatatatgtatatatatatatatatatatatatatatatatatatgtatgtatgtatgtatgtatgtatgtatatgtgtatatatatatatatatatatatgtatgtatatatatatgtatatatatgtgtatatatatatatatatatatgtatgtatatatatgtatatgtatgtatatatatatgtatatatgtgtatatatatatatatatatatatatatatatagatatatatatatatatatatatatatatatatatatgtatatatatgtatatatgtatatatatatatatatatatatgtatatatatgtatatatatatatatatatatatatatatatatatatatatatatatatatatatatatgtatatatatgtatatatatatatatatatatatgtatatatattatatatatatatatatatatatatgtatatatatgtatatatatatatatatatatatatatatacatatatatatgtatatgtatatatgtatatatatatatatatgtatatatgtatgtatgtacactacTATAGTATAGTACTAGTTCTCTAAACTGCCAACAGCAAGGGGAAATCACATGCACAATAACACACCCACTGCTGCCAAAACCACAAACAAATTAATACTACatctccacagactgtatcactcactgaataaagttaaAAGCTCATTGTTCATACACATCTTTATTATagtgtcatcaagttttcttcttcaaacacaaACTCAGACAGACAGTCGAAATAACAGTGTCttgtaatcttcatgtgctgcgtcAGCCagtggtttacattatagctctgttagcttagctctgtttttagacagagaaccgcaaatcacttctgttttccaTATGGTTGGTGCATCAAAGATCCGTtttgaatcatccaaacaagttCTGAGTCTGAACCGTGAATTGACTAACTCAGCAAATATGACATTGTAACCTTAGAGCTTCATAATCCAGCTCCCCAGTGTAAAAGAAATGCTCTGATTTCAGCATCATTCCTTTACTTTACAGCTTTGCCGAGTGGTGAAAACAGCAATACtcccactttttttttatcactttgtcacttcctTTGACTCTGAATGTTGTTTCTCActggttctcatcctcaactCAGCCTTGGCATTAGTTTTCAGTGTCGtgggagaccggcagagtgactcactagtTCGTCTACTGGTCTCGTACACTCACAGTGACACATCAGGCTGTGgagaaattcagttcatatctctgtaAAGCAATACAATGAGATCTTTGATGTAATGTTGTAACCgattattctaaacactaataatacttttatatatatttttttgcatttcaaagtAGAAATTCTTTAACTATCAGTCAGTAAGGAAAACAGCTTTTAATATTGTAGTAATATTTAACAGTTACAATGATCAAGAGCAAGCCTTCTTCTTATTATGTAGTGCCACTGATAATGGATTTCTGTTTTCTGACTGTCTGTTgtcaacaaattttttttttaatcagataaaGCTGAAAATCTTAATTTGATAAACCAAATGTAATGTACATTTCACTGGGTTTATCGTCCAGAAAGTAGATGATTCTATGATCTGTTGATTTTTAAAAGCCAgtataataaatattttttatagtgagggggaaaaaaaagctgattACTTTATTACTTATTGACATTCAGTATGCATTGTGCATGTCTGAAATTAAAatagactttgtttttttttttttgttttgttttgttttttttaaatgagcatCTAAGCCAAAGTAATTACTAACTTTGGACTGGACATTAAACtatctgtaaaaaacaaacaaacaaaaaaaaaaccatatatatttatgtattttttttagatGTTGTTTTCCCTCAAAGACACGATTTATTATTGAAAAATCCTATATTAGCCATGAGCTAACTTCCGCTGATAGTGATGAATGTCCTGTTGCTGCTGATTAACAATCTGTGTCTGTCAGAAAACCTCAAAATGACCTGTTGAACCTGCTCCACATTTGTTTGTCCACAGGCTGTACAATGGCAACACTGTAGGCCAGCAGTTTGGTCCAAAGTGCTGCAGAGGCGACAGAATTGGCTGTGGTATATCACTGGACTCTGAAGACGGACAGTTAACTGTGTTTTTTACCAAGAATGGAAAGGAAGTAAGTATTCCAGTACAGCACTTTAACTTCCAAAATAAGTTAATCAACCTGCAGATTTTTAGTAAATTCGTCATTCTTCATGGCTATAGCATAATCTTGTATTCATGTGTGTGTAGGTAGGCAGTGTGGAAATCCCAGTGTCTCCTGATGCTCTGTACCCTGCTGTGGGTATGCACTCTTTGGGGGAGGAAGTGCTGCTGGACTTGCACGCTGAATGGGGGATGGAGGAGGATGATGGACTGATGATAGTGGACAGTCATGAAGAGGACTGGGCTCGTCTCCATGACGTCAAGGTGACGGGCACGGTGAGTCCTGATGCAAACAGACAGGTGACTTATTTTTCTAAGTGGAGATTCACAGTCTAAGCTGCAGTGCTTTATAGTTTCTTTTAGCGTCATTGGGCAACATTTCCATGATTATTTTTCAGCATATTGTGACTCAtttggtctgagaggacatgaagCTTTTACATCTACACCTCACCTATGTTTTCAggttgtagaaaatctaccctgtgGCAACCTGATTTTGGCTACCACAGGCATTTTTAGGCAGGCACAGGGGTTAAATGCAAGATTAACACATGTAATGACCAGTCACTTAGATTATGTCAGATGTGATCTGGACAGCTCTATTCTGCATCTTGCTCTGGAAAGTTGGAAAACTAGTGGCACTTTTCCATAACGGTATGAAACAATGCCAGctcatctatctttatatttcattttttaattttaactaaAAGGAGAAAGCTGCATAAGAAAGGTGTGTATTATAAAAGTTTGGCAAATCATTTCCTCTTGTTCTGGCTCCTGCTGCTCAAAAACTCTGCATAAGGACTTTACTGAATCCTAACCCACATTAATCTTACCCATATCCTGTATATTTTGTCAGCCTAGATGACTTTCATAAAGAATTCTTTAAGTGATAAGATCGTCTGGGTTGTTGGAAGAACTCTACCCCGAATATGGGGGAATATTTCTACAACGCTGTGATGTTGGTGGCAGGATTATCATGCATCTTCCTCCTTCTATCTGTGAGGTATCACTTTTGAAAGTCCCCTTGGCTACATGCAGGAACATCAACCTCCAAGTTGCAGCTACACCctgaaaatgacaagttttgACAGACACATCTTTTTACGTACTATGTTCTTTTGTAGGGATTTCGTCATTGTAATACCATGACGCGCTTCCACATGTGCACATGTTCCACCCAAACAGCTTCTCTCCTCACATTGTTTTTGCAGCATCCTGTGCTCAGCTCCACCAACAACTAGCCAAACAACCCTGATAAGTTTTAACCTCTATTCCAGAACCATAGTCGAAGGTGCCACATCTATGTAGCAGTGACCCAGTGCTAATGAGTGTGGAGATAGGACTGGCTGTGTGGGACTAGTGATAAGAGAGAACAATCAAATCTGCACACATTAGTGTATTAGTGATTCTATATGGGGCATTCATTTATCTGAgtcaaatctaaaaaaaagaaaaaaaatctttgaagaGCAAAAGAgctgaaagaaaataaattagaCTGCAGATTCGACCCAAAATCTCTGAAAGGATATGGTGAAAACCTATCGAGATAAATGTTCTGTTTATAAGAACATAATGAGAAATGAGACACATTTTCCCTGAAGTGCTTGTTTCAATCCACTCTCTTGGCTGCTCCACCTCTCCCTGCGATGGGAGGGCTGCAGCGTGACTCAGggtgatgcacacacacaacctGAATTGAAAGTGGAAGGGGACTGCAGCTGAACAGCCTTAGGGTGGACAGACCAACCTGTTAGCGTGCCATCCACACATTTAATTATTCTTTCTCTCTACAAATGTGGTATTGTTCTGTATAGATGCAGCGTCCACAAAAAACTGAACCACATGCACATGAGTTTTATGAGAAATGagtgagtttaaataaatgttggTGTGATAACAgtacaaatgtatttttgtatattcttGTTTCTCAGTGTATTATTGCCTTTATTTATATTTCCTTTAAATCTGCCCAAAAGATAAATGTAATTCACTCTAATTTAATTTGTAACAACATAGGTCAGACGATTTACTATGGgctttcatccaaatcagtcagTGAAGTCAACTGCAGCTTTACATTTCAACACTAGAGCAGCTGTTTACCGCCTGATATTGTGCTTATCAGTCTAAAAAAGGAATGCTTACAGATTAGATTTGCTGACACCAATGAAAATGGTTATTTTTTTAGGGTGAATTGGGTACAGTGAATTTGGCATTTATGTTTGTTTTGGCTGATGTTGTTTTCTTGAGGTGCTTATATTGTCTCCCTATTTGTAATACATGTTTTAAAAGGGTTTAGATTTGGTTGTGTTGATTTCCTTCAGTGTcttaaactatcttttcacctaAAGTAACTGGAACTTAAAAGAACCCAGGATATTAGCGGTTTCTTCAGTCTAACGATAGGCAATATATTGACAGATATATTCACTCCACTCctcagcaataaaaacacacactgaaaatgcACCATGCaggtttaaaataataataataataataataacaataatgtggGACTGACCATCGAACTAACCATCATCACTGTCAGATGATGTAGTAAGAAGCaatttttattattgtgactATTGTTATTTTTAGCTGAAAGTTGAAAAGCCTGTTATTAGCCAACTTAAGCTGATAGTAGTCTGTAAAACATATCAGCATCAATTAACTGGCCAAACTAATTAACTTCTGCCTTTAGTTTCTGATCATTTAGGCCCCTGAATATATGAGGAAGTAATGGCAGTTTTTGCATATAATTTTTCCATGGGACTGCAAAACAAACTGTTCAACTCTGTTTCAATGGCTGAAGGGAAATACTATGAGTATTGGCCAAACAGACATGTTCAACATTGCAATTGCCTCCCCACAAGGTTCCTGAACCAACACAGAGCACAACCAGGTTCTTAATTTATATGCTAGTCCTTATGGTGGAGGAGCTGCTTTCTGTGGATCTGCAGCTTTAGTAACTAGTTCTGTTATCCCTGATATTGAAGCACTGATGTCAGTACCTAAATATTAAAGCGCAGTAATGACCAaatcttttctcttttgttttaatCTCATCTTCCCTattattattgaataaaacatactCTTCCTTTTAATTTCAGCTCTTATCTTTACCTAAAAAGGGGGCATCAGCCCTGCCTGTGCAGAATCAGACATGGTTTCACTAGCAATGAAACGCAGCCAGAGGTTTTTGAGTCATTGTGATCAtttattatagatagatagatagatagatagatagatagatagatagatagatagatagatagatagatagatatgatcaGCTtatatatatcagggtagagactgcgatctggtaggatcggcgattctaccagtagaaactccgatcagagtctctactggtagaaactccgatcctgtcagtagaaactccgatcgggttagggttagggttagggtcagagacttTGATCGGAgcttctactggtagaatcgccgatcctaccagatcgcagtctctaccctgacatatacataaACGCACTGTagaagattcaagattcaaagattggttttttttttaaattgtcaattcactagatgcagaggacatacagagaattgagatgaTATAGTTTCTCTCTCACTGTGTAATTTAAATGGAgtgaggtaaaaatagaataagaatttataaaatgatataaaagataaactataatagaatataaaagatATACATCAAACTTATGTACAATAATGGTGGTCATGCAATTGACCACCTGTGTGGCTCACAAAAATATTATGCATCCCCAATTAGTTCTTTGCAGAGCTAATCTCTAATTGCACATAAACCTGAAAATATtgctcactctttttttttttttttactgctgtttatgcCTTGTACAGATAAAAAGATTTAGCCATTTTATGCAACAGTAGAATAAGAGAAAGGGCATGTTTTGTTCCAGTTTCAACACTGAAAACACAGGGATGTTGCTCTAGTTCTTGTGTTAAATACTGTGTTGTTCTTGCAGATGCTGGAGTATGTGGGGAAAGGGAAGAGCATCGTGGACGTGGGTTTGGCTCAGGCACGTCGGCCTCTCAACACACGCTTCCACTACTATGAGCTGGAGATCACAGATGCTGGAGAAAAGTGTTATATCGCCCTGGGGCTGGCACGCAGGGTAAGCGCCTCCTCGTTCTAGTCCTCCCTATAATGAACGCATGTCAATATCACTGACGAAGTGTTTTTACAGTACACACACTGCGGTTATCTGCCGGTAAAGAAAACTTCAGTTCCCCCCTCTCATACCTCGTCATCCGTCTCCCTCATACGCACCACTGCTCTCACTGTTTCCAGTCTGAGTGATGGATGACTGAAAGAGGAAAAGTTAACAACAGAATAAATATTGTCTCATTTTTACCCTGCATCTGGTTTTCCATAGAAAGCAGATTGTTCCATTTGCTGTTTTAACTACACATCTGTAGTCGCATGTGGGACAATTATTTGTAAGATAAGACAGAAAGAAatgcaaaagaagaagaagaaaatactaAAAATTTCAAGTATGTAGGACTTCCTCAGGCTAAGTAATTTAAGGTTGATTTCCTAATTAATTTGTTTCAGTGTAATCACAAACGATGACAGCAACCAATGAGGCATATTTTGGCAATAAGTTGAGTCTGAGAGAGGACTTGTTGAGTGTTTACACACCAGATATTAAGTCAGCTGCGTACACTCTCGCATGAAATCACCATGAACTTTGTGCACATCCTGTTTTATGTAAACAAAACGGTGTTCTAATTACTGAGGATGCACCCATCGTTATTTAAATAATAGATACTGTTCTTCTCTGCAGTTCAGGTAGTTATTGAATGGTTATTGATTAATCTTGAGTCTTTCACCACACTGATGTTTTGCCAGCTGTGATGGTGCCCACAGTCTGGGAGGCACTGCTGGATCGTGGCTGCTCCCCTGACACCTCCACTGTTACTGTGTGTGGGCATGTTGTGCCCTCAGGTCGGACGATGTGGAGAATAGAGCTCTGtcattttgctgatttctttccaGGAATTGTTTTTCTCAATGTGTCTGCGGTTTTGGTAGAGTATTATAAATCCATCAGATGGTCATTCCTGAGGTCTGCTTCCAACCTCCTGCAAGACGCATCCGTCTGCTGCAGGGAACCATTACTTCTCACTTCCAAAATCAAAACAAAGGTGTCTCTTTGGATAACACATGCTAAAGATTTTCTGGTTTCTCAGTCTTTGTGTATACTGGATGAAGGAGCAATTGTTACCTCTGCCTAAGAGGTTATGTGATCAACTGTGTGGTTACGCAAAAACTGCtgtactgattttcatgaaacagGATGGAAGGTTGAGGTATTAATGAACCCATTAAAATCAGATTGAAGGGCAATATGAAAATTTCTCATCTGAGTACAGGTCATTGTAAATCCAGATAACAGTACATATGATACAGCATTTCTGTCAATGCAGTGGATAAACATTTTACAGAAAATTATCACAAAAtgtggccttttttttttgtaactacatTGCAAATCATATACTTCACCAATATAAtgtactctttccatttccaaaataaaataaaaattcagtcaaaaacatagagaatTGAAGAGGTTTGCCCAACAAGAATGGGCTGGGATTCTTCAGGAGACGTGTCatgactgcaggctgttatccagcaaaaaggaTGCACAACTGACTATTAACATCAAGGGATTCATCATTTTAACCCAGgtagtttttggtttttgtgaaATAATTTAGTTTCTCTaagcaaagtaaaataatataatcatCCAAAACAAAACTAGGATGAAAgctctgttttaaaaaaaaaaataaataaataaataaataaatacccccccccccccccccccccccaaaaaaaaaaaagacattttcaatATAATATAGTAGTATAGTAACAGGTAATACCTTTTTTATTGTTCtaattttttcttctatttttcagGACTATCCAAAAAATAGACACCCAGGTTGGAGCAGAGGGTCTATAGCTTATCATGCAGGTGAGTTAATTGAGTaacataacatttttagatgattattttcattcatattgtTGATATTCATTCCAGTATGAGTAAAATGTTTAACAGGTcttatttcagttttctgtttagCATTGTTTGGTTTCCAGGAGCAAGAACAATACACTGATGAAATAATTTGAAATAATTGTGCAACTATTATTGTTCTTTAGTATTTAGTATAGATTCTccattgtgtctgtgtgggtgttcctcccacagtccaaatcATGAGGGTCAAGTGAAGTTGAAACTCTGAATTGCCTGTAGGAGTGGAAGTCTAGCTGTATATTATTCAAGCAAGTCAACAAAGAAATGTgtataaaaatacagttaaaatgtcaTTTTGCTTGTTGATGGTTGCATCACCTTTCCCTTGTTTTGTGACCCAGAAcatctttgtgtcatttgttTGTAGATGATGGAAAGTTGTTTCAGGGCAGTGGCGTTGGAGACGCCTTCGGCCCACGCTGCTTTGAAGGTGACATTATGGGCTGTGGAATCATGTTCCCACGAGACTACAGCCTTGATTGTGGAGGTGAACATGCACAGTGTGTTTATGTTCGTCACAACTTTGCTTTGTGTCTCATTGTGTGCACATTGTGTCTCTAATCATATGTCTCAATCTGGCTCAATATtcagatgatgaagacgactggGACCTCGATGTGTTTCCCAAACCCAGTGAGGTTCAGAATGACTTGTATGCAAAcaatgaagatgaggaggaggaagaaggagaagatgtgGAGGGGACAAAAGTCATGGTGAGAGACTGTGAAAATGTAGAGATGGACTGAACatgtttaaaaagaaaagaatgacCTACAGACATTCTGTTGAATGTCCTCATACGCCAAATGCTTTGAATTCACTTTCACAAATGTTACATTTTATGATTTATTAAATAGGTTGCCTTTTTAAATTGTGTTTGGAGACACAAACATTTTGACTAATTTatccatcttttttttatttctctgtcaGTGCTAGTCCATATTTATGAAACCTACCACTGTCTTTTCACTTATAGTTGCATTTAGAATTGGCCAATATGGCCACTTTTTTCCATTAAGATATATTTATCATGATAGATGTAAGTCCCAGTAATGGTATACATCATAGGACAGTCTTGGGTTTAAAATAACCCCTTGTCACATGTGATTAATTCGTTACATGCTACTTGAAGAAGTCTCTAATACCTGTAGATGCTGAAGAACAAGTCCCAGTTCAGGCTGAACTCTTACACTTCCTCTTGTGTCTGAACAGGTTTTCTTCACCCGAAATGGAAAGGTGGTGGGTCGAAGGGAGGTGGCCTTACCAGCAGGAGGCTTCTACCCCACCATCGGTATGATGAGCACTGGGGAGAAGGTCAGAGTGGACCTCCACCCCCTCAGTGGCTGAAGTAAAAGCTGAGTGGGGAATCTAGACCAAGGAAGGACTGAGGtcaaaatttatgaa encodes the following:
- the LOC115420139 gene encoding SPRY domain-containing protein 3-like gives rise to the protein MDDINLHYRLLNWRRRIREIRDVRAVRYRERLKRMLRDGDIIRYQGNSDEVGCFVAARPLSKRNRYFEVTIIDTGVRGMIAVGLVPQLYKLDHQPGWLPHSVAFHADDGKLYNGNTVGQQFGPKCCRGDRIGCGISLDSEDGQLTVFFTKNGKEVGSVEIPVSPDALYPAVGMHSLGEEVLLDLHAEWGMEEDDGLMIVDSHEEDWARLHDVKVTGTMLEYVGKGKSIVDVGLAQARRPLNTRFHYYELEITDAGEKCYIALGLARRDYPKNRHPGWSRGSIAYHADDGKLFQGSGVGDAFGPRCFEGDIMGCGIMFPRDYSLDCGDDEDDWDLDVFPKPSEVQNDLYANNEDEEEEEGEDVEGTKVMVFFTRNGKVVGRREVALPAGGFYPTIGMMSTGEKVRVDLHPLSG